The DNA region CTAGGTATTTTAAAAGAATTTTTACCAGAATTGGAAAGAGCTGTTGGGATAAAACAAAATAAAGCGCATTCTTACGATGTTTGGACGCACCTTTTAAAGAGTTTACAGCATGCAGCCAACAAAAATATGTCTTTTCACGTGAAACTATCAGCTCTATTCCACGATATTTCAAAGCCAAATACTAGGAGGTGGTCAGAAGAAAAAAAGGATTGGACTTTTTACGGTCACGATGTTGTTGGTTCACGTGAAACAGAGAGAATATTAAAAAGACTGAAGTTTCCCGTGAAAACGGTTGAGAAAGTTTCTAAACTGGTTAGATGGCACATGTTCTTTTCTGACACCGATAAAATAACACTTTCTGCGGTGAGAAGATTGGTTGCGAATGTGGGAAAAGAAGATATTTGGGAATTAATGGATTTAAGGTCTTGTGATCGAATAGGAACAGGGAGGCCAAAAGAAAGCCCATATAGATTAAGGAAATTCCATTCAATGATAGAAGAGGTTATTGCTGACCCAGTCTCTGTATCTATGCTAAAGATAGATGGTGCGAGAATAATGGAAGTTACACAAGAAACACCCGGACCAAGAATAGGTTTTATTCTGCACGCACTACTTGAAGATGTTTTGGATGACCCGTCTTTAAATGATGAAAAATACTTAGAAAATAGGGCAGTTGAGCTATCAAAATTGGCAAATTCAGAACTTGAGAAGATAGGGCAAAGCGCAAAAGGTAGGAAGGAAGAGGAGGAAAACAAAAAATTGGCTGAAATTCGTGGAAAATACTATGTTAAATAGCCAAGATACAGGTTTCACTTGAAACAGACAAAGCCTCGCGGTTGCGAGGCTTTTTTGTCTTTAATCGCCACGAGCAGAAATATCAGATAATTATACCTAGTTTTTAAGATGAAGTTTGTAGTGTGTATTTATCGAACATCTCCGTTCGGGCGTTTTGCGGTTGAACCGCTGAAGAACAACATCTACTCGGCAACAGAGGTTGCCTAAAAGACATCCTTTTTAATTATACAAATTAATAAAGGACATAAAAGTTTTTAAAGGACAAATATGTGGATAACTCGAACGAGTAATGATTATTTGGCTATATTTAAAGAAATAGGGCAGTGGTCTGAACCAAAGATTTCGCTGTGTATTTTTGTTGAGATTAAATTTGGCATAAGATCTTGACTGGCAAAAAAATAATCAATTCTCCAACCAACATTTCGGTTTCTGGCAAAAGTTTTCATATCCCAGTAGGTGTAAGCTTCCTTTATGTCGGGGTAAAAATGACGAAATACATCCAAATATCCTCTTGCTATGACTTTGTCTATCCACGCGCGTTCTTCTGGAAGAAAACCTGTGTTTTTTGAATTTTCTCTTGGTCTGGCCAGATCAATTTCTTTGTGTGCGGTGTTTATATCTCCACAAAATATGACAGAAAGCCCCATTTTTCTTAGATTTTCTGTGAATTTTAAGAATTCTTCGTAGAATTCAAGTTTGAATTTTAATCTATCCGGCCCGCTCCCGCCGTTTGGAAAATAGACATTTATTAAAGCTAAATCACCAAAATAAGCCGTTAAAAGCCGTCCTTCTTTATCAAATTTTTCTTGCCCCATTCCTTCTTCAACTGCGTCCGGTTTGTCTTTTGAATAAATGGCAACTCCGCTATAGCCCTTTTTTTCTTTGGAGTGGTCAAAAAAGCTGAAATATCCTTGAGGATTTCTGACCTCTTCCGGAAGTTGGTCTGGATGAGCTTTGGTCTCTTGAAGACAGAGAATATCGGGCTTTTCGTTCAAAAACCAATCCCAACAACCCTTTTTATAGCAAGCCCTTATGCCATTTACGTTCCAAGATATGATTTTCACGGCTAAATGATAACACGGATGAAAATGAAAAACCGACCGCCCTTGTGCTTGGCAGTCTTGGATTCGGCGGAACCCAGTTTCTCTTTGGAGATTAAGATGACCACAAGCGGTGCCCTATTTTTGGCCATTTTTACACACATCCATTAAATCTAGTAAAAAGTGCCAAAAGTGTTTAGACATTACCTATTTTAATTGACTTTTTGCTTTGTTTTGCTATAATAAAGGTAGATTTTTCGAAAACCTCTTGGACCTTCGGCTTGTTGCTGTTGGTTTCTTGAGAGACAAGAAAAAGGAGCGGGGAATGAAAAGGCAAAGGCAGAAGTCCGCGCCTTTGGCGGCGGCAGGAACGCTACTGTTCGTGGTCGCGTTCGGTTCCGGCTGCTCAAATGCCGGGGAAGGTGCCTTGTCTGGCGCCG from Candidatus Paceibacterota bacterium includes:
- a CDS encoding glycine zipper domain-containing protein, producing MFCYNKGRFFENLLDLRLVAVGFLRDKKKERGMKRQRQKSAPLAAAGTLLFVVAFGSGCSNAGEGALSGAALGALAGMGLGSLTGSMGQGAAAGAIIGGVGGAVIGDQNSRQERYR
- a CDS encoding CCA tRNA nucleotidyltransferase, yielding MHLNNPKIPKEIIKIAEELKNAGFEAYLVGGCVRDLIIGLKPKDWDFATNALPDEIMKIFKNSFYENEYGTVGVVNDSPDDGNLDETLKVVEITPYREETGYSDFRRPDEVKFGTTLEKDLSRRDFTINAIALDPHKGQVIDPYKGQVDIKDKIIKAVGKPEERFGEDGLRILRAVRLASELGFEIEKQTRTAIVSGSSFIRNISQERIRDEFSRIIMSKSPENGLILCQELGILKEFLPELERAVGIKQNKAHSYDVWTHLLKSLQHAANKNMSFHVKLSALFHDISKPNTRRWSEEKKDWTFYGHDVVGSRETERILKRLKFPVKTVEKVSKLVRWHMFFSDTDKITLSAVRRLVANVGKEDIWELMDLRSCDRIGTGRPKESPYRLRKFHSMIEEVIADPVSVSMLKIDGARIMEVTQETPGPRIGFILHALLEDVLDDPSLNDEKYLENRAVELSKLANSELEKIGQSAKGRKEEEENKKLAEIRGKYYVK
- a CDS encoding exodeoxyribonuclease III, producing the protein MKIISWNVNGIRACYKKGCWDWFLNEKPDILCLQETKAHPDQLPEEVRNPQGYFSFFDHSKEKKGYSGVAIYSKDKPDAVEEGMGQEKFDKEGRLLTAYFGDLALINVYFPNGGSGPDRLKFKLEFYEEFLKFTENLRKMGLSVIFCGDINTAHKEIDLARPRENSKNTGFLPEERAWIDKVIARGYLDVFRHFYPDIKEAYTYWDMKTFARNRNVGWRIDYFFASQDLMPNLISTKIHSEIFGSDHCPISLNIAK